Proteins encoded in a region of the Vicia villosa cultivar HV-30 ecotype Madison, WI linkage group LG5, Vvil1.0, whole genome shotgun sequence genome:
- the LOC131603346 gene encoding cold-regulated 413 inner membrane protein 1, chloroplastic-like produces the protein MLSSGCVLSSTVNPRTAFSPLNCTPRDPSFSSTSLLPSTASLSFSHRTFNPICLRSFTRHHGIRIADKSKTSSNRRITGFRVRSYAAPYPLTTPNVQWISTVSALVLVLAKGTTVQKSFLVPLFALQAPAAVFAWMQGRYGVWSAFLALLVRLFFHIPGELELPFIALLLVIVAPHEAIRLRDTKEGAAVSLLIAAYLAFQHFSRTGLEKSFDQGSIVATLAVIGISVASVLLLI, from the exons atgttGTCATCAGGTTGCGTCTTGTCTTCAACTGTAAATCCACGAACCGCCTTCTCTCCCCTCAACTGCACACCAAGAGATCCATCCTTCTCTTCGACTTCTCTCCTCCCCTCAACGGCATCACTCTCTTTCTCTCACCGCACTTTCAATCCCATATGCCTAAG ATCCTTCACTCGTCATCACGGAATCCGAATCGCCGACAAGTCGAAAACCAGTAGCAACAGAAGAATCACAGGGTTTCGTGTCCGTTCATATGCTGCTCCTTATCCTCTCACTACTcctaatgtccagtggatctctACTGTTTCTGCTCT GGTTTTAGTGCTGGCAAAGGGCACCACTGTACAGAAATCATTTCTTGTTCCATTATTTGCTTTACAAGCACCTGCTGCTGTCTTTGCCTGGATGCA AGGTAGATATGGTGTGTGGTCAGCATTCTTGGCACTTCTCGTCCGTCTCTTCTTTCATATTCCTG GTGAACTTGAGTTGCCATTTATCGCGTTACTCTTGGTGATtgtggctcctcatgaggctatAAGATTAAG GGACACAAAAGAAGGTGCTGCAGTTTCTCTGTTGATTGCAGCGTATTTGGCTTTTCAGCATTTCTCAAGAACAGGCTTGGAGAAATCATTTGACCAAGGTTCAATTGTTGCCACCTTAGCCGTCATCGGTATCTCTGTTGCATCTGTGTTGCTTCTTATCTGA